One Siniperca chuatsi isolate FFG_IHB_CAS linkage group LG8, ASM2008510v1, whole genome shotgun sequence DNA segment encodes these proteins:
- the LOC122880699 gene encoding E3 ubiquitin-protein ligase XIAP isoform X1 — MCDHSDLETDHSDDFSMMNSRLDSFRGSSLTQRVSAERLARAGFYFTGHADRVRCFSCRKTVENWCRGDTPVERHKEVSPACRFLSCTHRTICNPSSDTTLTNGSTYNEEAEDMEYRLRTGEVVDETTYPMAPHMRNEEARLQTFSSWPSTAPVRPRDLAQAGLYYSRESDRVQCFCCGGMLGGWEAGDTAWGEHAKHFPYCFFILGHDVGNIPFQGGIEEEECGSRRHANTHLCMGSFEERLGSFAGVQHPIDHERLARAGFYSTGNGDQVLCFRCDGGLKGWQPEEDPWEEHAKHYPGCSFLLAEKGQEFVSNIQLQDPRRSGAVSIQCFYMHLSTQTSSHQNGFSGHRNEVLRSAMAQKAISMGLEPSVVEKTTLEKISRTGSGYSSLEALVEDCLNNTPESDAVKTPEQDEDPLEKLRKLQREKQCKICMDRDICIVFIPCGHLVTCKECSESLIKCPICCGAITQKLKTYIA, encoded by the exons ATGTGTGATCACAGCGATTTGGAGACAGACCACTCAGATGATTTTTCCATGATGAACAGTCGCCTGGACTCATTCCGTGGCTCCAGCCTGACCCAGCGGGTGTCAGCAGAAAGACTGGCCCGGGCCGGCTTCTACTTCACTGGCCATGCTGATCGTGTCCGCTGTTTCAGCTGCCGAAAAACTGTGGAAAACTGGTGCAGGGGAGATACACCTGTAGAGAGGCATAAGGAG GTTTCCCCTGCATGCAGGTTTCTCAGCTGCACCCACCGTACCATTTGTAACCCGAGTTCTGATACCACACTGACTAACGGTTCCACCTACAATGAAGAAGCAGAGGACATGGAATATCGTTTGAGAACAGGAGAGGTGGTTGATGAGACCACCTACCCAATGGCCCCTCACATGAGGAATGAGGAGGCCCGGCTTCAGACCTTCTCATCCTGGCCCTCTACTGCTCCTGTGAGACCCCGAGATCTGGCCCAAGCCGGCCTCTACTACTCACGGGAGAGCGACCGGGTGCAGTGTTTCTGCTGTGGTGGCATGCTGGGTGGCTGGGAAGCAGGGGACACCGCCTGGGGAGaacatgccaaacatttcccCTACTGCTTCTTCATCCTTGGGCACGATGTGGGCAACATCCCATTCCAGGGGGGtatagaggaagaggagtgcGGCAGTAGACGACATGCAAACACTCACCTCTGTATGGGGAGTTTTGAGGAGAGGCTTGGTAGCTTTGCGGGTGTCCAACACCCTATAGACCACGAGAGGCTTGCCAGAGCTGGCTTCTACAGCACAG GGAACGGAGACCAGGTGTTGTGTTTCCGCTGTGATGGGGGTTTGAAAGGCTGGCAGCCTGAGGAAGATCCTTGGGAAGAACATGCCAAACACTACCCTGG atgcAGCTTCCTGTTAGCAGAAAAAGGACAAGAATTTGTCAGCAACATCCAGCTACAAGACCCACGACGAAGTGGAGCTGTAAGCATTCAGTGCttttacatgcacttaagtaCCCAG ACTTCAAGTCATCAGAATGGATTTTCAGGACATAGGAATG AGGTGCTGCGGTCTGCCATGGCTCAGAAGGCCATAAGCATGGGTCTAGAGCCCAGTGTGGTGGAAAAGACCACCTTGGAGAAAATCAGTAGGACAGGCTCAGGCTACTCCAGCCTGGAAGCACTTGTGGAGGATTGTCTTAACAACACACCAGAGAGTGATGCTGTCAAGACACCGGAACAAG ATGAGGACCCACTGGAGAAACTACGGAAGCTACAGAGGGAGAAACAGTGCAAAATATGCATGGACAGAGATATTTGTATTGTCTTCATTCCATGTGGTCATCTGGTCACTTGTAAGGAGTGTTCAGAGTCGCTCATCAAGTGTCCAATCTGCTGTGGAGCCATAACACAGAAGCTCAAGACCTATATCGCTTGA
- the LOC122880699 gene encoding E3 ubiquitin-protein ligase XIAP isoform X2, which translates to MCDHSDLETDHSDDFSMMNSRLDSFRGSSLTQRVSAERLARAGFYFTGHADRVRCFSCRKTVENWCRGDTPVERHKEVSPACRFLSCTHRTICNPSSDTTLTNGSTYNEEAEDMEYRLRTGEVVDETTYPMAPHMRNEEARLQTFSSWPSTAPVRPRDLAQAGLYYSRESDRVQCFCCGGMLGGWEAGDTAWGEHAKHFPYCFFILGHDVGNIPFQGGIEEEECGSRRHANTHLCMGSFEERLGSFAGVQHPIDHERLARAGFYSTGNGDQVLCFRCDGGLKGWQPEEDPWEEHAKHYPGCSFLLAEKGQEFVSNIQLQDPRRSGATSSHQNGFSGHRNEVLRSAMAQKAISMGLEPSVVEKTTLEKISRTGSGYSSLEALVEDCLNNTPESDAVKTPEQDEDPLEKLRKLQREKQCKICMDRDICIVFIPCGHLVTCKECSESLIKCPICCGAITQKLKTYIA; encoded by the exons ATGTGTGATCACAGCGATTTGGAGACAGACCACTCAGATGATTTTTCCATGATGAACAGTCGCCTGGACTCATTCCGTGGCTCCAGCCTGACCCAGCGGGTGTCAGCAGAAAGACTGGCCCGGGCCGGCTTCTACTTCACTGGCCATGCTGATCGTGTCCGCTGTTTCAGCTGCCGAAAAACTGTGGAAAACTGGTGCAGGGGAGATACACCTGTAGAGAGGCATAAGGAG GTTTCCCCTGCATGCAGGTTTCTCAGCTGCACCCACCGTACCATTTGTAACCCGAGTTCTGATACCACACTGACTAACGGTTCCACCTACAATGAAGAAGCAGAGGACATGGAATATCGTTTGAGAACAGGAGAGGTGGTTGATGAGACCACCTACCCAATGGCCCCTCACATGAGGAATGAGGAGGCCCGGCTTCAGACCTTCTCATCCTGGCCCTCTACTGCTCCTGTGAGACCCCGAGATCTGGCCCAAGCCGGCCTCTACTACTCACGGGAGAGCGACCGGGTGCAGTGTTTCTGCTGTGGTGGCATGCTGGGTGGCTGGGAAGCAGGGGACACCGCCTGGGGAGaacatgccaaacatttcccCTACTGCTTCTTCATCCTTGGGCACGATGTGGGCAACATCCCATTCCAGGGGGGtatagaggaagaggagtgcGGCAGTAGACGACATGCAAACACTCACCTCTGTATGGGGAGTTTTGAGGAGAGGCTTGGTAGCTTTGCGGGTGTCCAACACCCTATAGACCACGAGAGGCTTGCCAGAGCTGGCTTCTACAGCACAG GGAACGGAGACCAGGTGTTGTGTTTCCGCTGTGATGGGGGTTTGAAAGGCTGGCAGCCTGAGGAAGATCCTTGGGAAGAACATGCCAAACACTACCCTGG atgcAGCTTCCTGTTAGCAGAAAAAGGACAAGAATTTGTCAGCAACATCCAGCTACAAGACCCACGACGAAGTGGAGCT ACTTCAAGTCATCAGAATGGATTTTCAGGACATAGGAATG AGGTGCTGCGGTCTGCCATGGCTCAGAAGGCCATAAGCATGGGTCTAGAGCCCAGTGTGGTGGAAAAGACCACCTTGGAGAAAATCAGTAGGACAGGCTCAGGCTACTCCAGCCTGGAAGCACTTGTGGAGGATTGTCTTAACAACACACCAGAGAGTGATGCTGTCAAGACACCGGAACAAG ATGAGGACCCACTGGAGAAACTACGGAAGCTACAGAGGGAGAAACAGTGCAAAATATGCATGGACAGAGATATTTGTATTGTCTTCATTCCATGTGGTCATCTGGTCACTTGTAAGGAGTGTTCAGAGTCGCTCATCAAGTGTCCAATCTGCTGTGGAGCCATAACACAGAAGCTCAAGACCTATATCGCTTGA
- the stag2b gene encoding cohesin subunit SA-2 produces MIAAPEIPSEFSYTQDTDTRFSSDTDFSEDLDGRSTISAKGKGGKKGKKAAGEKGKGGKGAGRINGHHQENGMENMMLFEVVKLGRSAMQSVVDDWIESYKHDRDVALLDLINFFIQCSGCKGVVSGEMFRNMQNSEIIRRMTEEFDEDSGDYPLTIAGPQWKKFKSSFCEFISVLVRQCQYSIIYDEYMMDTVISLLTGLSDSQVRAFRHTSTLAAMKLMTALVNVALNLSINMDNTQRQYEAERNKIVAKRANDRLELLLQKRKELQENQDEIENMMNAIFKGVFVHRYRDSIAEIRAICIEEIGVWMKLYSDAFLNDSYLKYVGWTMHDKQGEVRLKCLTALQGLYYNRELNARLELFTSRFKDRIVSMTLDKEYDVAVQAIKLLTLVLNSTDEVLTPEDCESVYHLVYSAHRPVAIAAGEFLFKKLFSQREPEEEGAPKRRGRQSPNANLIKTTVFFFLESELHEHAAYLVDSLWECGAELLKDWECMISLLLDDPLPGEEALTDRQETALIEIMLCTVRQAAECHPPVGRGTGKRVMTAKEKKTQLDDRTRMTELFAVALPPLLAKYAVDAEKVTNLLQLPQFFDLEIYTTGRLEKHLESLLRQIREIVEKHTDTEVLEACSKTYHALCNEEFTIFNRVDIARSQLLDELVDKFNRLLEDFLQEGEDADEDDAYQVLSTLKRITAFHNAHDLSGWDLFTSNFKLLNTGIENGDMPEQIVIHSLQCTHYVILWHLAKSSEGSSRKDDLVTLRKQMRAFCMMCQRYLTNVNTAVKEQAFTILCDLLLIFSHQMVSGGREHLEPLVYSPEDSLQSELLSFILNHVFIDQDDDTNSTDGQQDDEAVKIEALHKRRNLLAAYCKLIIYCVVEMKTGADIFKQYMRYYNDYGDIIKETMSKTRQIDKIQCAKTLILSLQQLFNEMLSELGHGFDRSSSAFCGIKELARRFSLTFGLDQVKTRDAIAMLHKDGIEFAFKDPSPQGEGGPPLNLAFLDILSEFSSKLMRQDKRTVHMYLERFMTFQMALQREDCWLPLISYRNSLQAGGDDDTMSVMSGYSSRGSSIRSKKIKPPAATAGTSAAKRKLPEEESSSSEVWQQSMQTPVMLPSPHLTSTAMRDPKRGRDDSFMGVYPLPHDQQQSHQHPQHHPQTPQHHQTPMDYNSQVTWMLAQRQQEEARQQQERAMNYAKLRTNLQHAIRRGTGLMEEDEEPIVEDVMMSSEGRMDDLNEGMDFDTMDIDLPPSKNRRERSELKPDYFDPASIMDESVLGVSMF; encoded by the exons ATGATAGCAGCACCAGAAATACCATCAGAGTTCTCCTATACTCA GGATACAGACACCCGATTCTCTTCAGACACAGACTTCTCTGAGGATCTCGATGGAAGGAGTACAATCTCAGCTAAAGGAAAG GGTGGGAAGAAGGGGAAGAAGGCAGCTGGGGAGAAAGGCAAAGGAGGGAAGGGAGCAGGCCGGATAAATGGCCACCACCAGGAGAATGGCATGGAAAACATGATGCTGTTTGAGGTGGTGAAGCTGGGCAGGAGTGCAATGCAG TCTGTCGTTGATGACTGGATTGAGTCTTATAAACATGACAGAGATGTTGCACTACTAGATCTCATCAATTTCTTCATCCAGTGCTCGGGATGTaaag GTGTGGTCAGCGGAGAAATGTTCCGCAACATGCAGAACTCTGAGATCATCCGACGAATGACAGAGGAATTCGATGAG GACAGTGGTGACTACCCTCTAACTATAGCAGGACCCCAGTGGAAGAAGTTCAAATCAAGCTTTTGTGAATTCATTTCGGTGCTAGTGCGCCAGTGTCAATATAGTATCATCTATGATGAGTACATGATGGACACAGTCATCTCCCTTCTCACCGGACTATCAGACTCCCAAGTCCGAGCCTTCAGACACACCTCAACACTGGCAG CCATGAAGCTGATGACAGCTCTGGTGAATGTAGCTCTAAATCTGAGTATCAACATGGACAACACCCAGCGCCAGTATGAGGCAGAGAGGAATAAAATTGTGGCCAAAAGGGCTAATGACAGGCTGGAGCTGCTCCTGCAGAAACGCAAAGAG CTCCAAGAAAATCAGGACGAGATTGAAAACATGATGAATGCGATATTCAAAGGAGTGTTTGTTCACCGATATCG TGATTCGATAGCAGAAATCAGGGCAATCTGTATAGAAGAGATTGGAGTGTGGATGAAACTCTATAGCGATGCCTTCCTCAACGACAGCTATCTGAAGTATGTGGGATGGACGATGCATGATAAG CAAGGCGAGGTACGTCTGAAGTGTCTGACAGCTCTGCAGGGTCTCTACTACAACAGAGAACTCAATGCAAGACTGGAACTCTTCACCAGTCGCTTCAAG GACCGTATTGTCTCCATGACTCTTGACAAAGAGTACGACGTTGCAGTACAAGCAATTAAACTACTCACTCTAGTCTTGAA TAGTACAGATGAGGTGTTGACCCCTGAGGACTGTGAGAGTGTCTATCACTTGGTCTACTCAGCACACAGGCCTGTTGCCATTGCAGCTGGAGAATTCCTCTTTAAAAA ATTGTTCAGCCAGCGGGAACCAGAGGAGGAAGGTGCCCCCAAGAGGAGAGGTAGACAAAGCCCCAACGCCAACCTCATTAAGACcactgtcttcttcttcctggaGAGTGAG CTCCATGAGCATGCAGCCTACCTAGTGGACTCCCTCTGGGAATGCGGTGCAGAGCTACTGAAGGATTGGGAGTGTATGATCAGCTTATTGCTAGATGACCCATTGCCAGGAGAGGAAG ctcttacagacagacaagagaCAGCCTTGATTGAAATCATGCTGTGCACTGTACGCCAGGCTGCTGAATGCCACCCACCTGTTGGAAGAGGCACAGGGAAGAGG GTGATGACAGCTAAAGAGAAGAAGACTCAGCTGGATGACAGAACCAGAATGACAGAGCTGTTTGCTGTGGCATTGCCCCCTCTACTGGCCAAG TACGCTGTGGATGCAGAGAAGGTGACTAATTTGTTGCAGCTGCCTCAGTTCTTTGACCTGGAAATTTATACCACAGGTCGTCTGGAGAAG CACCTGGAATCCCTGCTGCGTCAGATAAGGGAAATTGTGGAGaagcacacagacactgaaGTTTTGGAGGCCTGCTCCAAGACTTACCATGCCCTCTGCAATGAAGAGTTCACAATCTTTAACAGGGTGGACATTGCCCGGTCCCAGCTGCTGGATGAGCTGGTGGACAAGTTCAACAGGCTACTGGAGGATTTTCTACAAGAG GGTGAAGATGCTGATGAAGATGATGCTTATCAGGTTTTGTCAACTCTAAAAAGGATCACAGCATTTCACAA TGCACATGACCTGTCGGGATGGGACCTCTTTACCAGCAACTTCAAGCTGCTCAACACAGGCATAGAGAATGGAGACATGCCTGAGCAG ATAGTCATCCACTCGCTGCAGTGTACCCACTACGTGATCCTGTGGCACCTGGCCAAGTCATCTGAGGGCAGCTCCAGGAAG GATGACCTGGTTACCCTGAGGAAGCAGATGAGGGCATTCTGTATGATGTGTCAGCGCTACCTCACCAATGTCAACACAGCCGTCAAAGaacag GCATTCACCATCCTGTGTGATCTCCTGCTCATCTTCAGCCACCAGATGGTGTCCGGAGGCAGGGAACACCTGGAGCCTCTGGTCTATTCCCCAGAGGACTCGCTGCAGTCCGAACTGCTCTCCTTCATCCTGAACCATGTCTTCATAGACCAGGATGATGACACAAATAGCACAG ATGGGCAACAGGACGATGAGGCGGTAAAGATTGAAGCTCTACACAAGAGGAGAAACCTCCTGGCTGCCTACTGTAAACTGATTATCTACTGTGTGGTAGAAATGAAGACTGGAGCTGACATCTTCAAACAGTACATGAGG taTTACAATGATTATGGTGACATCATCAAGGAGACTATGAGTAAGACTCGGCAAATTGACAAGATTCAATGTGCCAAGACGCTCATCCTCAGTCTGCAGCAG CTGTTCAATGAAATGCTGTCTGAACTGGGTCATGGGTTTGATCGCTCCTCCTCTGCATTCTGTGGAATCAAAGAGTTGGCCCGTCGTTTTTCTCTAACCTTCGGTCTCGACCAAGTCAAAACCAGAGATGCCATCGCTATGCTGCACAA GGATGGTATCGAGTTTGCATTTAAGGATCCCAGTCCCCAGGGAGAAGGAGGCCCTCCCCTCAACCTGGCTTTCTTGGACATCCTCAGCGAGTTCTCCTCCAAGCTTATGAGACAAGACAAGAGGACTGT CCACATGTACCTGGAGCGCTTCATGACGTTCCAGATGGCACTGCAGCGAGAGGATTGCTGGCTCCCCCTCATCTCCTACAGGAATTCTCTGCAGGCTGGTGGTGATGACGATACCATGTCGGTGATGAGTGGCTACTCCAGCAGAGGCTCCTCCATCCGCTCCAAGAAGATCAAgcctcctgctgctacagctggAACTTCAGCAGCCAAGAGGAAGCTGCCAGAAG aggagagcagcagcagcgaggTGTGGCAGCAGAGCATGCAGACCCCAGTCATGTTGCCGTCCCCCCACCTCACCTCCACTGCCATGCGAGACCCTAAGAGGGGCCGTGATGACAGCTTCATGGGGGTTTACCCCCTCCCTCACGACCAGCAGCAGTCTCACCAACACCCACAGCACCATCCACAGACGCCTCAGCACCACCAGACACCCATGGATTACAA TTCCCAGGTGACGTGGATGCTGGCTCAGAGACAGCAAGAAGAGGCACGCCAGCAGCAGGAAAGAGCCATGAACTATGCCAAGCTCAGGACCAATCTGCAGCATGCTAT TCGTCGCGGCACTGGGCTTATGGAGGAAGACGAAGAGCCAATTGTGGAGGATGTGATGATGTCGTCTGAGGGTCGTATGGATGACCTCAATGAAGGCATGGACTTTGACACCATGGACATTGATCTG CCACCTTCTAAGAACCGTCGTGAGAGGTCCGAGCTCAAGCCAGACTACTTTGACCCTGCTTCTATCATGGACGAATCG GTCCTTGGGGTGTCCATGTTTTAA